Proteins from one Methanococcus maripaludis C5 genomic window:
- a CDS encoding KH domain-containing protein, with amino-acid sequence MYENVEVVKIPKERTGILIGTHGEVRKTLESELGVELEIDSEGEVNIYSTEGQEDPLALWKARDIVKAIGRGFNPEKALKLVSDEYAFEVIDISEYGNSDKALQRLKGRIIGSSGKSRRYIEELTSTHISVYGKTVSIIGEIETAKIAKDAIEMLLRGTSHSKMYKFLERHRQDVKRSELRLWK; translated from the coding sequence ATGTATGAGAATGTGGAAGTAGTGAAGATTCCAAAAGAGAGAACAGGTATCCTTATTGGAACTCACGGAGAAGTTAGAAAAACACTTGAAAGTGAGCTTGGGGTTGAATTGGAAATCGATTCCGAAGGGGAAGTTAATATTTATTCAACAGAAGGCCAGGAAGACCCATTAGCCCTATGGAAAGCAAGAGATATTGTAAAAGCTATTGGAAGGGGATTTAATCCCGAAAAAGCTTTAAAACTGGTTTCAGATGAATATGCTTTTGAAGTAATCGATATTTCAGAATATGGAAATTCTGATAAAGCTCTTCAAAGATTAAAAGGAAGAATTATCGGAAGCAGTGGAAAATCAAGAAGATACATTGAAGAATTAACTTCAACGCACATTTCAGTTTATGGAAAAACCGTTTCAATTATCGGAGAAATCGAAACTGCAAAAATTGCAAAAGATGCAATCGAGATGCTTTTAAGAGGAACGTCGCACTCAAAAATGTACAAATTTTTAGAAAGACACAGACAAGATGTCAAAAGAAGTGAACTTAGACTCTGGAAATAA